In the Sinorhizobium arboris LMG 14919 genome, one interval contains:
- a CDS encoding hemagglutinin repeat-containing protein, producing the protein MAIAAATDLANEGVISSLGTMRLQSGATMVLGRDSETAGGNVALSAAALRSAGTVIADAALTIAAGEGGIGNSGVLAGETVTATAKGQLANSGAISGGSAVSLDAASSLLVSGSITSEGTIGLSAEQTLSTMAAAKIGGDSVTLTGASVRSAGTVVADAALEIASASGGIVNSGTLVGARAVAGTTGFFRNEGAVAGGSQLLIAATDIRNSDVLSSNGLVLLKATRSVVTDDGSRVAGGAVDVSGESLATGGVILAGKTLRLASGRGGTASSATIRAATAELVSMGEVGNAGVVEGTDTIAIDAAAVTNDGTLLSRGRVAIDADRTVATGRGSGIQAGAVAIDAEGVATAGTIMADRTLEIVAGIGGIGNSGTLIGDTASFETTAAFRNDGRIVGNRHLFAIAETITNDGVLAGDGLIRLGAGKRLITTAGSRIDGGTVELAAAAISLAGAARAAGGLNVSAGAGGLLNSGSLLGDSTRLASGAAIDNFGAIEGATALTVAAATAFSTSADSAIRAGKAAISAEAFDNTGTLAATGLLAVDAGSGGLKNGGTLSGGAIDFVSAGTFANTGLVTGGDTLTIATDAPFVNTAALFSGRDLAIYNDRILNNGGVIWANGSITLAANAGLDPAEIVQNTDGRIEALQGDLTIRAKEVFNVGTAPTIASSQIIKWLEKGKAGSVRPAEEILKLIDPAYLDADGNIKPANADAYAALWADLVRGGSLLSAKSRSIVKSSLKTPSGTALAAPFAGVWSDMLAKANAAGTPDPAAAMRELVDEAAFAPNGEILPQYAAAYAALWDTLASGGTTVAEDVKAILKPASLEVESTGTDPATGETVTIYSNRLVAAATAPWSAMTAGSGAPYDIVKILYQDRFNDDGVLAELVAGGSIDIKAGKVENIYGNISAADDVVITADDVKNQALGASQFLVEVHKRPDCFTCHEGKVEFYDTFGGRIEANGTVAISGNLENVTLPSSELSTKDVLDKLNAYIAERQAAGDPDMAGVPPASDKNFELTETRADDYTAPVAGNGDDIRKVEAADLGSETKVDTGAPAALDPLSPISVSRIGEVLIEALAPVAVDKPAPASVELPGTPVVIPVDTAVLSEKLQPVVPLRPSLSPTASVDALLVAGLTTLAETDPEFTQYANFVTSDYLMSEGRLAYRDDLVNNGRETILAKLKRASERVSVPAFDYLDTPVQVPAPDGSGLRTVYPKAVPLSLNTAGALIQGRDVAIASRALASNGAISASRSLTVSAGTVSIVDGSLTAGSGALTLSALDAASFENATISGGSVALAAGGELLAAGTSIASASDLSIYGAGVTLTGLERRFAGSWAGGTFETVDQQLSSIEAGGDLAIVSGGALTLAGVTGNAGGNLSLAAAGDLVLSAAESTTEFQRSRRRSSLDISTVTSSATKLSAGGDLTALAGGSAVLVGTALDSGGSVRLAAKDEVVLAAAQDIYSYEAKTEKKSLFKKKSTSVSRARVTNEGVSIAAAGDVDVVAGTGDLVTAGSRFVSAGGDIALSATEGDIYAGAYTDIFQESRTTKKSYFFGLFGSTRSSSTESRFSTGTDALAALDLTLVSGADTTLVGAHLAAGGNLSIDTGGDFSVEAAIDSERKAFFSSNLGLVTMTTITERSFRETARLSSLEAGGATDFSVGGQASLSLYNQAGVDPANPDDLYPEELLAIAGLAFIEAGLANEYFYDKQVALSPAFKALVAVVVANFAAPAIVGAVLPGVSGWVAAAAEAFTTSFIVESLDGIVSGNYDIGEILKGAAFSGATAGLKGAVNLSTLGIDTAGLLDQSLLGGFGNGQLTLGGILDGALDGAIGSGLSSLVYGTDFGSGFSQALLNTVVNLTLADVQGGIGDLGLGEGTLSSALLHGVAGCAAAEAQGGNCAAGAAGAVAQSLFAGGLSASEPQPGDYPTADAYAAALISWRDGSLKAVQLIGALAGYAFSGGEADNVFAAGNIALSGLENNYLTHQELREYEQKLAQCGNDEECQSRVEAERIATWSARQDEFTDTCLSDTGACRALIDQMRGDLVLLVSNADSYGVGATYINADIRGLLSLEWTMLEIMVERGPLAPSEQARLDEFRLTPWSKLIEAASIGLGAIRVWKLPTGKDKPDPPIQSAKGDFYGNGYRTEFYDDAGNPIKWRNPLTNEVEDIPTGMNLHRDHILPKDAVQKLPGFDQLTPAEQKLVLNEPRNIQPLDASMNCSKGCTVEGTDRPWPTYKGQPVSTEYRQWLFEEQQKMRTSLQDKVDYFNAQRR; encoded by the coding sequence GTGGCAATCGCCGCCGCCACCGATCTCGCCAACGAAGGCGTGATTTCGAGCCTCGGGACAATGCGGCTGCAGTCGGGCGCGACAATGGTGCTCGGCAGGGACTCCGAGACAGCCGGCGGGAATGTCGCCCTCTCGGCGGCAGCGCTTCGTTCCGCCGGCACGGTGATCGCAGACGCCGCCCTGACCATCGCGGCCGGAGAAGGCGGCATCGGCAACAGCGGGGTCTTGGCCGGAGAGACCGTTACGGCAACGGCAAAGGGTCAGCTCGCAAATAGCGGCGCGATCAGCGGAGGCAGCGCCGTCTCCCTCGACGCCGCCTCCAGTCTTCTGGTGAGCGGTTCGATCACCAGCGAAGGCACGATCGGCCTCTCGGCGGAGCAGACGCTGTCAACGATGGCCGCCGCCAAAATTGGCGGAGATTCGGTCACGCTCACGGGTGCTTCGGTCCGTTCGGCCGGCACGGTGGTCGCCGACGCCGCGCTCGAAATCGCCTCGGCAAGCGGCGGTATCGTCAACAGCGGCACTCTCGTCGGCGCCCGGGCGGTCGCCGGGACGACAGGCTTTTTCCGCAACGAGGGCGCGGTCGCGGGCGGTAGCCAGCTGCTCATCGCGGCGACCGATATCCGCAACAGCGACGTGCTTTCCAGCAATGGCCTCGTTCTGCTGAAGGCCACACGTTCGGTCGTCACCGATGACGGCTCCAGGGTCGCCGGCGGTGCCGTGGATGTCTCCGGGGAGAGCCTTGCAACCGGCGGCGTCATCCTTGCGGGCAAGACGCTTCGGCTCGCTTCGGGCAGAGGCGGAACCGCCAGTTCGGCAACGATCCGAGCCGCGACTGCCGAGCTCGTATCAATGGGCGAGGTCGGCAATGCCGGCGTCGTCGAGGGGACCGATACGATCGCCATCGACGCCGCGGCGGTCACCAACGACGGCACGCTGCTCAGCCGCGGTCGCGTTGCGATCGACGCCGATCGAACCGTCGCTACGGGCCGTGGCTCCGGCATCCAGGCCGGCGCGGTCGCGATCGACGCCGAAGGCGTCGCAACCGCCGGCACGATCATGGCCGACCGGACGCTGGAGATCGTCGCGGGCATCGGCGGCATCGGCAACAGCGGCACGCTGATCGGCGATACAGCATCGTTCGAAACCACGGCGGCCTTCCGCAACGACGGCCGCATCGTCGGCAACCGGCACCTGTTCGCCATCGCCGAGACCATCACCAACGATGGCGTTCTTGCGGGCGACGGGCTGATCCGGCTCGGCGCCGGCAAAAGGCTGATCACCACGGCGGGTTCCCGCATCGATGGCGGCACGGTAGAGCTCGCCGCCGCGGCGATTTCCTTGGCCGGCGCGGCCCGCGCCGCCGGCGGGCTGAACGTTTCGGCGGGCGCCGGCGGCCTGCTCAATAGCGGCAGCCTCCTCGGCGACAGCACGAGACTCGCTTCCGGGGCGGCGATCGACAATTTCGGCGCCATCGAGGGCGCGACGGCGCTGACGGTCGCCGCCGCCACGGCTTTCTCGACCTCGGCCGATTCGGCCATCCGCGCCGGCAAAGCGGCGATTTCGGCCGAGGCCTTCGACAACACCGGGACGCTTGCCGCCACCGGCCTGCTCGCCGTGGATGCCGGCTCCGGCGGTCTGAAGAACGGCGGCACGCTCAGCGGCGGCGCGATCGACTTCGTCTCCGCCGGCACCTTCGCCAATACCGGTCTCGTCACGGGCGGAGATACCCTGACGATTGCGACCGACGCCCCATTCGTCAACACGGCGGCGCTTTTCTCCGGCCGCGATCTCGCGATCTACAACGACCGGATCCTGAACAATGGCGGCGTCATCTGGGCAAACGGCTCGATCACGCTCGCCGCAAATGCCGGTCTCGATCCGGCCGAGATCGTCCAGAACACCGATGGCCGCATCGAGGCCCTCCAGGGCGATCTGACGATCCGCGCGAAGGAGGTCTTCAACGTCGGCACCGCGCCGACCATCGCCTCGAGCCAGATCATCAAGTGGCTGGAAAAAGGCAAGGCCGGCTCGGTCAGGCCGGCCGAAGAGATCCTCAAGCTGATCGATCCCGCCTATCTCGATGCCGACGGCAACATCAAGCCGGCAAATGCCGATGCCTATGCCGCGCTCTGGGCCGACCTGGTGCGGGGCGGCTCGCTGCTCTCGGCCAAAAGCCGCTCGATCGTCAAGTCAAGCCTGAAGACGCCAAGCGGCACGGCGCTCGCCGCCCCCTTTGCCGGCGTCTGGTCGGACATGCTCGCCAAGGCGAACGCCGCCGGCACCCCCGATCCGGCGGCCGCGATGAGGGAACTTGTCGACGAGGCCGCCTTCGCCCCCAACGGCGAGATCCTGCCGCAATATGCCGCGGCTTATGCGGCGCTCTGGGACACGCTCGCCTCCGGCGGCACCACCGTCGCCGAGGATGTCAAGGCAATTCTCAAGCCGGCCTCGCTCGAGGTCGAAAGCACCGGCACCGATCCCGCGACGGGGGAGACCGTAACCATCTACTCGAACCGGCTCGTGGCCGCTGCAACCGCGCCCTGGAGTGCGATGACCGCCGGCTCCGGTGCGCCTTACGACATCGTCAAGATCCTCTATCAGGACCGCTTCAACGACGACGGCGTGCTTGCGGAGCTGGTCGCCGGCGGCAGCATCGACATCAAAGCCGGCAAGGTCGAGAACATCTACGGCAATATCTCGGCTGCCGACGACGTCGTGATCACCGCCGACGACGTGAAGAACCAGGCGCTCGGCGCCAGCCAGTTCCTCGTCGAGGTGCACAAGCGCCCGGATTGCTTCACCTGCCACGAAGGCAAGGTCGAGTTCTACGACACTTTCGGCGGCCGAATCGAGGCGAACGGCACGGTTGCGATCTCCGGCAATCTCGAAAACGTCACGCTGCCCTCCTCCGAGCTCTCCACGAAGGACGTGCTCGACAAGCTCAACGCCTATATCGCCGAGCGGCAGGCCGCAGGCGATCCGGACATGGCCGGCGTCCCGCCCGCCAGCGACAAGAACTTCGAGCTTACGGAAACCCGGGCAGACGACTATACGGCGCCCGTGGCCGGCAACGGTGACGACATCCGCAAAGTCGAAGCCGCCGATCTGGGTTCCGAGACGAAGGTCGATACCGGCGCGCCTGCAGCGCTCGATCCGCTGTCCCCCATATCCGTCAGCCGGATCGGGGAGGTCCTCATCGAGGCCCTGGCGCCCGTCGCGGTGGACAAGCCCGCGCCGGCCTCCGTCGAGCTTCCCGGCACGCCTGTGGTCATTCCCGTCGATACGGCGGTGCTCTCCGAAAAGTTGCAGCCGGTCGTCCCGCTTCGGCCTTCGCTTTCACCCACCGCTTCCGTCGATGCGCTGCTCGTCGCCGGCCTCACCACGCTTGCGGAAACTGATCCGGAGTTCACGCAATACGCGAACTTCGTCACCTCGGATTACCTGATGTCCGAGGGGCGGCTCGCCTATCGCGACGACCTGGTCAACAACGGCCGCGAGACGATCCTCGCCAAGCTGAAGCGCGCAAGTGAGCGCGTGTCCGTCCCGGCTTTCGATTATCTCGACACGCCGGTCCAGGTGCCGGCGCCCGACGGGTCGGGCTTGCGCACCGTCTATCCGAAGGCCGTTCCGCTGTCGCTCAATACGGCCGGCGCCCTGATCCAGGGCAGGGACGTGGCGATCGCCTCCCGCGCGCTTGCCAGCAACGGCGCGATCAGCGCAAGCCGCAGCCTGACGGTCAGCGCCGGCACGGTTTCGATCGTTGACGGCAGCCTCACCGCCGGAAGCGGCGCACTGACCCTCTCCGCCCTCGATGCGGCCTCCTTCGAGAACGCGACGATCAGCGGCGGCAGCGTAGCGCTTGCGGCCGGCGGCGAACTGCTCGCGGCCGGCACCTCGATCGCTTCCGCGAGCGATCTTTCGATCTACGGAGCCGGCGTGACCCTGACCGGGCTCGAGCGGCGCTTCGCCGGCAGTTGGGCCGGCGGCACCTTCGAGACCGTCGATCAGCAGCTCTCGAGTATCGAAGCCGGCGGCGATCTTGCGATCGTCAGCGGCGGCGCGCTCACGCTCGCCGGCGTCACCGGCAACGCGGGAGGCAATCTCAGCCTGGCGGCGGCCGGCGACCTGGTGCTGTCGGCGGCCGAGTCCACCACCGAGTTTCAAAGGAGCCGCCGCAGATCCAGCCTCGACATCTCCACCGTCACCAGCTCGGCGACGAAGCTTTCCGCCGGCGGCGACCTGACGGCGCTTGCCGGCGGCAGTGCGGTGCTCGTCGGCACGGCGCTCGACAGCGGCGGCTCCGTCCGGCTCGCGGCGAAGGACGAGGTCGTGCTCGCCGCGGCGCAGGATATCTATTCCTACGAGGCGAAGACCGAGAAGAAGAGCCTCTTCAAGAAGAAGTCGACCTCCGTCTCCAGGGCCCGCGTCACAAACGAGGGCGTCTCGATCGCAGCGGCCGGAGACGTCGACGTCGTCGCCGGGACCGGCGATCTCGTCACCGCCGGCTCCCGCTTCGTCTCGGCCGGCGGCGACATCGCGCTTTCGGCGACGGAGGGCGACATCTATGCCGGCGCCTATACCGACATCTTCCAGGAAAGCCGCACGACGAAGAAGAGCTATTTCTTCGGCCTCTTCGGCTCGACCAGGAGTTCCAGCACCGAGAGCCGCTTCAGCACCGGCACCGATGCGCTCGCCGCGCTGGATCTGACGCTCGTCTCCGGCGCCGACACCACGCTGGTCGGGGCGCATCTTGCCGCCGGCGGCAATCTTTCGATCGACACCGGCGGCGACTTCTCGGTCGAGGCCGCGATCGACAGCGAGCGCAAGGCCTTCTTCTCCAGCAATCTCGGCCTCGTCACCATGACGACGATCACCGAGAGAAGTTTTCGCGAGACGGCCAGGCTCTCCTCCTTAGAGGCAGGCGGCGCGACCGACTTCTCGGTCGGCGGCCAGGCGAGCCTCAGCCTCTATAATCAGGCCGGCGTCGATCCCGCCAATCCGGACGACCTCTATCCGGAGGAGCTGCTTGCCATCGCCGGCCTCGCCTTTATCGAGGCCGGCCTTGCCAACGAATATTTCTACGACAAGCAGGTCGCCCTCTCGCCCGCCTTCAAGGCGCTCGTCGCCGTCGTGGTCGCCAACTTCGCTGCGCCGGCCATCGTCGGAGCGGTCCTGCCGGGTGTCAGCGGCTGGGTCGCGGCCGCAGCCGAAGCCTTCACTACCTCCTTCATCGTCGAGAGCCTCGACGGCATCGTCTCGGGCAATTACGACATCGGCGAGATCCTCAAGGGCGCCGCCTTCTCCGGTGCCACCGCGGGATTGAAGGGGGCCGTCAATCTTTCGACCCTCGGCATCGACACGGCGGGCCTCCTCGACCAAAGCCTGCTCGGCGGCTTCGGCAACGGGCAGCTGACGCTCGGCGGCATTCTCGACGGAGCGCTTGACGGCGCCATCGGTTCCGGCCTGTCGTCGCTCGTCTACGGCACCGATTTCGGGTCCGGCTTCTCGCAGGCGCTGCTCAACACCGTGGTCAATCTGACGCTCGCCGATGTCCAGGGCGGCATCGGCGATCTCGGGCTCGGCGAAGGCACCCTGTCGAGCGCGCTGCTGCACGGGGTCGCCGGCTGCGCCGCCGCCGAGGCTCAGGGCGGCAATTGCGCCGCGGGTGCTGCGGGAGCCGTCGCGCAGAGCCTTTTCGCCGGCGGTCTCTCCGCCAGCGAGCCGCAGCCCGGGGATTATCCCACCGCCGACGCTTACGCCGCTGCCCTGATTTCCTGGCGCGATGGCAGCCTTAAGGCGGTGCAACTCATCGGCGCGCTCGCAGGTTATGCTTTCTCGGGGGGCGAGGCGGACAACGTCTTTGCGGCCGGAAACATCGCCCTTTCAGGGCTCGAGAACAATTACCTCACCCACCAGGAACTGCGTGAATACGAACAAAAGCTCGCCCAATGCGGCAACGATGAGGAGTGCCAGAGCCGCGTCGAAGCCGAGCGTATCGCCACCTGGTCGGCACGGCAGGACGAGTTCACGGACACCTGCCTGAGCGACACCGGCGCGTGCCGGGCACTCATCGATCAAATGCGCGGCGACCTTGTTCTCCTCGTTTCGAACGCGGATTCCTACGGTGTCGGCGCCACCTACATCAATGCCGATATTCGCGGACTCCTCTCGCTCGAATGGACCATGCTCGAGATCATGGTCGAGCGGGGACCGCTCGCACCGTCCGAACAGGCCCGCCTCGACGAGTTCAGGCTGACGCCCTGGTCGAAGCTCATCGAGGCTGCATCGATCGGTCTCGGCGCGATCAGAGTCTGGAAGCTGCCGACCGGGAAAGACAAACCCGATCCGCCGATACAATCGGCGAAGGGTGATTTTTACGGCAACGGCTACCGCACGGAGTTCTATGACGACGCCGGAAATCCGATCAAATGGCGCAACCCGTTGACGAACGAGGTCGAGGACATCCCTACCGGAATGAACCTGCACAGGGATCACATCCTGCCGAAGGATGCGGTTCAAAAGTTGCCAGGGTTCGACCAATTGACGCCGGCGGAGCAGAAACTCGTCTTGAACGAACCGCGCAATATCCAGCCGCTGGATGCTTCCATGAACTGCTCGAAAGGATGTACTGTCGAAGGCACGGACAGGCCTTGGCCAACCTACAAAGGACAGCCCGTAAGCACCGAATACAGGCAGTGGCTGTTCGAAGAACAGCAAAAGATGCGAACGTCTCTACAAGATAAGGTCGACTATTTCAACGCTCAAAGGAGGTGA
- a CDS encoding SMc00767 family acetate metabolism repressor, with translation MTVQTRVKERAEEQSSAMTPEQQAAIRMVANDLHRLNQAVMKAVDAGVSVELVRSARHHGGDGNWGDLLIPVIVTQGRH, from the coding sequence ATGACTGTACAGACACGCGTCAAGGAACGGGCCGAGGAACAATCGTCGGCCATGACACCGGAACAGCAGGCGGCCATCCGCATGGTCGCCAACGACCTGCACCGCCTCAACCAGGCGGTCATGAAGGCCGTGGACGCCGGCGTTTCCGTCGAACTGGTACGTTCGGCCCGCCATCACGGCGGCGACGGCAACTGGGGCGATCTGCTGATCCCGGTCATCGTCACGCAGGGGCGGCATTGA
- the aceA gene encoding isocitrate lyase, protein MTDFYKLVPNAPEGRFDGIERPYSAEDVKRLRGSVEIRYSLAEMGANRLWKLIHEEDFVNALGALSGNQAMQMVRAGLKAIYLSGWQVAADANTASAMYPDQSLYPANAAPELAKRINRTLQRADQIETAEGNGLSVETWFAPIVADAEAGFGGPLNAFEIMKAFIEAGAAGVHYEDQLASEKKCGHLGGKVLIPTAAHIRNLNAARLAADVMGTPTLVIARTDAEAAKLLTSDIDERDRPFVDYDAGRTVEGFYQVKNGIEPCIARAIAYAPHCDLIWCETSKPDLEQARKFAEGVHRAHPGKLLAYNCSPSFNWKKNLDDATIARFQRELGAMGYKFQFITLAGFHQLNYGMFELARGYRDRQMAAYSELQEAEFAAEANGYTATKHQREVGTGYFDAVSVAISGGQSSTTAMKESTEHDQFRPAAE, encoded by the coding sequence ATGACTGATTTTTACAAGCTCGTTCCAAATGCGCCGGAGGGGCGCTTCGACGGAATCGAGCGGCCCTATTCCGCGGAGGACGTGAAGCGGCTCAGGGGCTCGGTGGAGATCCGCTATTCGCTTGCCGAAATGGGTGCGAACCGCCTCTGGAAGCTCATTCACGAAGAAGACTTCGTCAATGCACTCGGCGCGCTCTCCGGCAACCAGGCGATGCAGATGGTGCGCGCGGGCTTGAAGGCGATCTATCTCTCCGGATGGCAGGTTGCAGCCGACGCCAACACGGCTTCCGCCATGTATCCGGACCAGTCGCTCTATCCGGCCAACGCGGCCCCGGAACTGGCAAAGCGCATCAACCGCACGCTCCAGCGCGCCGACCAGATCGAGACTGCCGAAGGCAACGGCCTCTCGGTCGAGACCTGGTTCGCTCCGATCGTGGCCGATGCGGAAGCCGGCTTCGGCGGGCCGCTCAACGCCTTCGAGATCATGAAGGCCTTCATCGAAGCGGGTGCGGCCGGTGTCCACTACGAGGACCAGCTCGCATCCGAAAAGAAGTGCGGCCATCTCGGCGGCAAGGTGCTGATCCCGACCGCGGCGCATATCCGCAATCTGAACGCGGCACGGCTTGCCGCCGACGTGATGGGCACGCCGACGCTGGTCATCGCCCGCACGGACGCGGAAGCGGCGAAGCTGCTCACCTCTGATATCGACGAGCGCGACCGCCCCTTCGTCGACTATGATGCCGGCCGCACCGTCGAGGGCTTCTACCAGGTAAAGAACGGAATCGAGCCCTGCATTGCCCGCGCGATCGCCTATGCGCCGCATTGCGACCTGATCTGGTGCGAGACCTCCAAGCCCGACCTGGAGCAGGCGCGCAAATTCGCCGAAGGCGTGCACAGGGCACATCCGGGCAAGCTGCTCGCCTATAATTGCTCGCCGTCCTTCAACTGGAAGAAGAACCTCGACGACGCGACGATCGCCAGGTTCCAGCGCGAATTGGGCGCCATGGGCTACAAGTTCCAGTTCATCACGCTCGCCGGCTTCCACCAGCTGAACTACGGCATGTTCGAACTGGCGCGCGGCTACAGGGACCGTCAGATGGCGGCCTATTCGGAGCTGCAGGAAGCGGAATTCGCAGCCGAAGCCAACGGCTATACGGCGACCAAGCACCAGCGCGAAGTGGGCACCGGCTACTTCGATGCCGTGTCGGTCGCGATCAGCGGCGGCCAGTCGTCGACCACTGCCATGAAGGAATCCACCGAGCACGATCAGTTCCGCCCGGCAGCAGAATGA
- a CDS encoding helix-turn-helix domain-containing protein: MAENKIFAGPRVRRIRNGLQLTQTAMAEALGISPSYLNLIERNQRPLTVQLLLKLASVYKVDLEELQGEAGSGLAQLREVFADPLLAGELPGDQELVEVAEAAPNVSGGIVKLYRAYREQASRLRDLAALLAGEGHMAALADTRLPMDEVREAFEARPNHFARIEEAAEALHASLSPGDDLSGAMKAWLRREHGLAVRTLPVHVMPTLRRRFDRHSMRLFISERLSPFDQLREIAIEVASIACHEAIAAELEQLRFSTAEARRIGRFELARYAAHALMMPYAAFLAAAQRIKYDIAVLAARFQVSYEQVANRLTMLQRPGAAGVPFFLMEIDSAGNRLRRAGAQAFPHARFGGGCPKLNVQAAFAVPGQLLVDRVEMPDGTDFLTVARTVDGPKAGFHERVRRTAILVGCEAAFGNEIVYGAAAVMPAIAIGPACRLCERQGCLARAEPPVTRPLGLDEMATGLSVFDFQ; encoded by the coding sequence ATGGCCGAGAACAAGATCTTTGCCGGGCCGCGGGTCAGGCGAATCCGCAACGGCCTCCAGCTGACGCAGACGGCGATGGCCGAGGCGCTCGGCATATCACCTTCCTATCTGAACCTCATCGAGCGCAACCAGCGGCCGCTGACGGTGCAGCTGCTTCTGAAACTCGCCTCCGTCTACAAGGTCGACCTCGAAGAGCTCCAGGGCGAGGCGGGCAGCGGCCTTGCGCAGCTGCGCGAGGTCTTTGCCGATCCGCTGCTTGCCGGCGAACTGCCGGGGGACCAGGAGCTGGTGGAGGTCGCCGAAGCGGCGCCGAACGTCTCCGGCGGCATCGTCAAACTTTATCGCGCCTACCGCGAACAGGCGTCGCGACTGAGGGATCTCGCCGCCCTGCTGGCGGGCGAGGGGCACATGGCGGCACTTGCCGATACGCGCCTGCCGATGGACGAAGTCCGCGAGGCGTTCGAGGCGCGGCCCAATCACTTCGCCCGCATAGAGGAGGCGGCGGAGGCCCTGCATGCAAGCCTCTCGCCCGGCGACGATCTTTCGGGCGCAATGAAGGCTTGGCTGAGAAGGGAGCACGGACTTGCGGTGCGGACGCTGCCGGTGCATGTCATGCCCACCCTGCGCCGCCGCTTCGACCGCCACTCGATGCGCCTCTTCATCTCCGAACGCCTGTCGCCCTTCGATCAGCTGCGCGAGATCGCGATCGAGGTGGCCTCGATCGCCTGCCACGAGGCGATTGCCGCCGAGCTCGAACAGTTACGCTTTTCCACCGCCGAAGCGCGGCGCATCGGCCGCTTCGAACTCGCGCGCTATGCCGCCCACGCGCTGATGATGCCCTATGCGGCGTTTCTCGCCGCCGCGCAGCGCATCAAGTACGATATCGCCGTCCTCGCCGCGCGTTTCCAGGTCTCGTACGAGCAGGTCGCCAATCGTCTGACGATGCTGCAGCGGCCGGGTGCGGCCGGGGTTCCGTTCTTTCTCATGGAGATCGACAGTGCCGGCAACCGGCTGCGTCGTGCCGGAGCGCAAGCCTTTCCCCATGCCCGTTTCGGCGGCGGCTGTCCCAAGCTCAACGTCCAGGCCGCCTTTGCCGTGCCCGGCCAGCTTCTCGTCGACCGCGTCGAGATGCCTGACGGCACCGACTTCCTGACCGTGGCCCGCACTGTCGACGGTCCGAAGGCCGGCTTCCATGAGCGGGTGCGGCGCACCGCAATCCTCGTCGGCTGCGAGGCCGCCTTCGGGAATGAGATAGTCTACGGCGCCGCCGCGGTCATGCCGGCGATCGCAATCGGTCCGGCCTGCCGGCTCTGCGAGCGGCAGGGATGTCTGGCGCGCGCCGAACCGCCCGTCACCCGGCCGCTCGGTCTCGACGAAATGGCCACCGGGCTCAGCGTCTTCGACTTTCAGTAA
- a CDS encoding polyamine ABC transporter substrate-binding protein, producing MSKLIVATLTTAVLAGSTMLASAQERVVNVYNWSDYIDDSILEDFTKETGIKVVYDVFDSNEILETKLLAGGSGYDVVVPTAYFLQRQIAAGVFQKLDKSKLPNISNMWDMVMERTAQYDPGNEYAVDYMWGTTGIGYNVEKMKEILGTDEKPNWDVVFDPEIAAKFKDCGIHLLDSPTDIMPSALAYLGLNPDSHDQADLEKAADLLMKVRPNIRKFHSSEYINALANGDICLAVGFSGDVFQARDRAAEAQAGVTVDYSIPEQGAQMWFDMLAIPADAPHVAEAHEFINYMMKPEVIAKASNYVFYANGNKASQQFLDKEVLEDTAIYPSDAVMQKLFTTTPFEAKEQRVLTRLWTKIVTGQ from the coding sequence ATGTCCAAACTCATCGTCGCAACCTTGACCACCGCGGTGCTTGCGGGATCGACCATGCTGGCTTCCGCCCAGGAGCGGGTCGTCAACGTCTATAACTGGTCCGACTATATCGACGACAGTATCCTTGAGGATTTCACCAAGGAAACCGGCATCAAGGTCGTCTATGATGTCTTCGACTCGAACGAGATCCTGGAAACGAAGCTGCTCGCCGGCGGTTCCGGTTACGACGTCGTCGTTCCGACCGCCTATTTCCTGCAGCGCCAGATCGCTGCCGGGGTGTTCCAGAAGCTCGACAAGTCGAAACTGCCGAACATTTCCAACATGTGGGACATGGTCATGGAGCGTACCGCGCAGTACGATCCCGGCAACGAATACGCCGTCGACTACATGTGGGGCACGACCGGCATCGGCTACAATGTCGAGAAGATGAAGGAGATTCTCGGCACCGACGAGAAGCCGAACTGGGATGTCGTTTTCGACCCCGAGATTGCGGCGAAATTCAAGGACTGCGGCATCCATCTCCTCGATTCGCCCACCGACATCATGCCCTCGGCGCTTGCCTATCTGGGGCTCAATCCCGACAGCCACGACCAGGCGGATCTCGAAAAGGCAGCCGACCTGCTGATGAAGGTCCGGCCCAATATCCGCAAGTTCCATTCGTCGGAATATATCAACGCGCTCGCAAACGGCGACATCTGCCTTGCCGTCGGCTTCTCCGGCGACGTCTTTCAGGCGCGCGACCGTGCGGCCGAGGCACAGGCCGGCGTGACGGTCGACTACTCGATCCCGGAGCAGGGCGCACAGATGTGGTTCGACATGCTGGCTATCCCCGCCGATGCGCCGCATGTCGCCGAGGCGCACGAGTTCATCAACTACATGATGAAGCCGGAAGTCATCGCCAAGGCCTCGAATTACGTGTTTTACGCCAATGGCAACAAGGCTTCGCAGCAGTTCCTCGACAAGGAAGTGCTCGAAGACACCGCCATCTATCCGTCCGATGCCGTGATGCAGAAACTCTTCACCACGACGCCCTTCGAGGCCAAGGAGCAGAGGGTATTGACCCGGCTCTGGACCAAGATAGTCACTGGTCAGTAG